The proteins below come from a single Stomoxys calcitrans chromosome 1, idStoCalc2.1, whole genome shotgun sequence genomic window:
- the LOC106090171 gene encoding TBC1 domain family member 8: MWIEPKELLMPSAFWIVEKRSKYFVLQKRRGHGETRGFGSLLVNTFDSVFDTKPAPYRIVHQTPNSEVFYEIAIGVTEEEIYKDWDWLSKNLFKVLNEEMECEEEITNFTICKIKSLYTQNNQDESGDSADFKINQSKFRQYFNMPEEEQLVNYYTCTYIKNKIPRQGHLYISLNHVSFYSYMLGQETKISIRFTELEELSRYGNTIFLKTNNKMQYNFIVLSGHVEAYELIEQLNKMAIQRIIQDPDSPIIDHESSLLHRFGRNSSKKPILCRDLTARQKSEEYRMFFRLPQTEIIDGTIKANLWTPYAKRYVPGNIYLSTNFFCFASDTRGFVSVVIPLKVIKSVEKKDDGGHRYENQIVITSSENVPFVFAQIVDRDVLITKITSLLSKFHVPNNRERPKYDISWTKQSALINTFKTQFSTAMQQQQDQKLSRWESHFRDYGRGISMFRTTDVINLIVDGIPDKLRQEIWLIFSGAIHERDMHPGLYEDLVEKAACIKQSGTHDEIERDLKRSLPEHAAFQSEEGLGALKRVLQAYALRNPQVGYTQGLNIITSVFLLFCDEENAFWLLASLCESLVPDYYKGNVVGAQIDQRVLNELIKMYLPELHEHLDNLGTIKMITISWFLTIFISVISYESSLHIIDCFFVDGAKIIFIVALQILEWNRDLLLDCHDDGESMILLSKFLQGIYNPDYPSPPHYEKGKCRRTQTVQTLIHEAYTKFGDITLQKIEELRNKHRRLTMRKFDLDNENTIVKFHAGNPYFEKDELRLLLGIIREEKMAFRKAHLQKLQAQVGESPILLPSASPSHHRLGFSEGNCSRSEAYGVDFDTFRVLFYELTPWNTCVTVDLAEKLFRLTDKKSTGTLEFAQFINALGLVCSTKYTEKLKLLYILHLPPLLSKVEIEQVRKPKTKTKDDAEEAIEAEDFFEEEASESIEALPSPTDNNFDENDYALITATQRLHSMVGISGSTFMDILRPPNNTSGNSNASSMAVNARTSTFYVDLSEDEISIPGVSGGMGGNGAATVGGGASSHNGSAAAALSPLQQQGRFESIDTFSDISDLGVAKVTPPQLNVETISNFSQISDLCLPSNVGKMERTDSNTDTKSLGSLRALLDQPDGGGSHQRNIPNMKKANFQILWRSIHEILGKTDSDMTMAYENLLELGNCNLKRDSSLESFTQLNLAANEEPDSNGNPTTPCEPPSTTKLFLDLEEELRQARGETTTSTSQKASKNSSSNNSSDAYDDCWEISINQFIATVLTIRSIYKGFKTRTPIKENIEKMQKNRRKCITSTY; this comes from the exons gaTTGTCGAAAAACGCTCCAAATATTTCGTCCTACAAAAGCGGCGTGGACATGGCGAAACACGTGGCTTTGGATCTTTGCTGGTGAACACCTTTGACAGTGTGTTCGATACCAAACCCGCACCATACCGCATTGTACACCAGACGCCCAACTCTGAAGTGTTTTATG AAATTGCAATTGGGGTCACCGAAGAAGAGATATACAAAGATTGGGACTGGTTGTCGAAAAATCTTTTCAAAGTCTTAAACGAGGAAATGGAATGCGAAGAAGAGATAACAAACTTCACCATCTGCAAAATAAAGTCGTTATACACTCAAAATAACCAAGATGAGTCGGGCGATTCAGCTGACTTTAAAATCAATCAATCGAAATTTCgacaatatttcaatatgcCTGAGGAGGAACAATTGGTGAATTACTATACCTGCAC ATACATCAAGAATAAAATACCCCGTCAAGGTCATTTGTATATCTCCCTAAATCATGTGAGCTTTTATTCCTACATGCTGGGCCAAGAGACCAAGATAAGCATACGATTTACCGAATTGGAAGAGCTGTCTCGTTATGGCAATACCATATTCTTGAAGACGAACAATAAAATGCAATATAATTTCATCGTCTTGTCAGGCCATGTGGAGGCCTATGAGCTGATCGAGCAATTGAATAAAATGGCCATTCAACGCATTATTCAG GATCCCGATAGCCCCATTATTGATCATGAGTCCTCGCTAttgcaccgatttggacggaACTCATCGAAAAAACCGATTTTATGCCGTGACCTGACTGCCCGTCAAAAATCCGAAGAGTATCGCATGTTCTTTCGATTGCCACAAACGGAAATAATAGATGGAACAATAAAAG CAAATTTATGGACGCCATATGCAAAACGCTATGTACCCGGCAATATATATCTGTCAAccaatttcttttgttttgccaGTGATACCAGAGGATTCGTCAGTGTCGTTATACCCCTGAAAGTGATCAAG AGTGTTGAGAAGAAAGACGATGGTGGTCATCGTTACGAAAATCAAATTGTTATAACATCGTCCGAGAATGTACCCTTTGTGTTTGCTCAAATTGTGGATCGTGAtgttttaataacaaaaatcaCAAGTCTACTATCCAAATTTCATGT TCCCAATAATCGTGAACGCCCAAAATACGATATATCGTGGACCAAGCAGTCAGCATTGATCAATACATTCAAAACGCAGTTTTCAACGgcaatgcaacaacaacaagaccaGAAACTATCCCGTTGGGAATCACATTTTCGGGATTATGGGCGCGGCATTTCCATGTTCCGTACGACAGATGTGATCAATCTTATAGTCGATGGTATACCGGATAAACTGCGTCAGGAAATCTGGTTGATATTTTCGGGTGCCATACACGAGAGGGATATGCATCCGGGTTTGTATGAGGACTTGGTGGAAAAGGCCGCCTGTATTAAGCAATCAGGGACTCATGATGAAATTGAGCGAGACTTAAAACGCTCCCTGCCCGAACACGCTGCCTTTCAGAGTGAAGAGGGCCTGGGTGCATTGAAGCGGGTTCTGCAGGCGTACGCTTTGCGCAATCCCCAGGTGGGTTATACACAGGGCCTGAATATAATAACCTCtgtatttttgctgttttgcgaTGAGGAAAATGCCTTTTGGCTGCTAGCCAGCTTGTGCGAAAGTCTAGTTCCCGATTACTACAAGGGTAATGTGGTCGGAGCCCAG ATCGATCAACGGGTCCTCAATGAACTGATTAAGATGTATTTGCCCGAGCTACACGAGCATTTGGATAACTTGGGCACAATCAAAATGATCACAATATCCTGGTTCCTTACGATATTCATCAGTGTGATTTCATATGAAAGCTCTCTGCACATCATTGATTGTTTCTTCGTGGATGGCGCTAAGATTATTTTCATAGTTGCTTTACAAATTCTCGAATGGAATAGGGACCTACTTTTGGACTGCCATGATGATGGTGAATCTATGATATTGCTGTCGAAATTCTTACAAGGAATCTACAATCCAGATTATCCTTCCCCGCCGCATTATGAAAAGGGAAAGTGTAGACGCACACAGACAGTTCAAACTCTGATCCATGAAGCCTATACGAAATTTGGAGACATAACCTTGCAAAAAATTGAGGAGCTGCGAAATAAGCATCGTCGTTTGACAATGCGCAAGTTTGATTTGGATAACGAGAACACGATTGTCAAGTTCCATGCGGGGAATCCTTACTTCGAAAAGGACGAACTGCGACTTCTGTTGGGTATTATACGCGAAGAGAAGATGGCCTTTCGCAAAGCCCATTTACAGAAATTGCAAGCACAGGTGGGAGAATCTCCCATTTTGTTGCCGTCCGCTTCTCCCTCCCACCACCGGCTGGGTTTCAGTGAAGGCAATTGCAGCCGTTCCGAGGCCTACGGTGTAGATTTCGACACATTCCGAGTACTCTTTTACGAACTTACACCCTGGAATACCTGTGTGACTGTGGATCTGGCCGAAAAGCTATTCAGA CTGACAGATAAGAAGAGCACCGGCACCCTGGAATTTGCACAATTTATAAATGCCTTGGGTTTGGTGTGCTCCACCAAATACACTGAGAAACTCAAACTCCTATATATCCTGCATTTACCGCCTCTTTTGTCCAAGGTTGAGATCGAACAAGTTCGTAAGCCCAAAACCAAAACTAAAGACGATGCTGAGGAGGCCATAGAGGCGGAGGACTTCTTTGAGGAAGAAGCTTCCGAATCCATTGAAGCACTGCCTTCTCCTACGGACAACAACTTCGATGAGAACGATTATGCCTTAATAACAGCCACGCAAAGGTTGCACTCGATGGTGGGTATATCGGGAAGCactttcatggacattttgcgGCCACCCAATAACACATCTGGTAACTCGAATGCATCTTCAATGGCGGTAAATGCCAGAACCTCGACATTTTACGTTGATCTGTCGGAAGATGAAATAAGCATACCCGGCGTAAGCGGAGGTATGGGTGGCAATGGCGCTGCCACAGTGGGCGGCGGAGCAAGTTCGCACAATGGATCCGCAGCGGCGGCCCTCTCGCCCTTGCAACAGCAGGGTCGCTTCGAGTCCATTGACACCTTCTCGGATATTTCGGATCTAGGTGTGGCCAAAGTGACACCTCCTCAGCTGAATGTCGAGACCATATCGAATTTCTCTCAAATAAGTGATTTGTGTTTGCCCTCAAATGTTGGAAAAATGGAACGCACAGACTCCAATACAGATACCAAAAGTCTTGGGAGTTTACGGGCTCTTCTGGATCAGCCAGATGGTGGTGGTTCGCACCAGAGAAACATACCCAATATGAAAAAAGCCAATTTCCAAATACTCTGGAGGAGTATACATGAAATACTTGGAAAAACAGACAGTGATATGACCATGGCCT ATGAAAACCTTCTGGAACTAGGCAATTGCAATTTAAAAAGGGATTCCAGCCTCGAAAGTTTTACTCAATTGAACCTGGCTGCGAATGAAGAG CCCGATTCGAATGGTAACCCCACAACACCCTGTGAACCGCCCAGCACAACAAAACTTTTTCTGGATCTAGAAGAGGAGTTGCGACAAGCTCGAGGAGAAACGACAACGTCCACAAGCCAAAAGGCCAGCAAAAACTCCAGCAGTAACAACAGTTCTGATGCCTACGACGACTGCTGGGAGATATCGATCAATCAGTTTATAGCCACTGTCCTCACCATTAGATCCATCTATAAAGGTTTCAAGACCCGAACTCCCATAAAGGAGAACATTGAGAAAATGCAAAAGAATAGACGAAAATGTATTACATCGACCTACTGA
- the LOC131994284 gene encoding uncharacterized protein LOC131994284: MYLSYIVSTIFVAFLRQKNPMSFKGMACPLGHHALKSPGVLITNPRHISFVKKIFPDFRSAEKVCKDCRNHMEYMYNVKYQRALQLKNSKSLSDVSSPSASKESTGDDSLLSLIDGLPSVTIQQVQHASSFSTEDSNEPTTSHQATAKRKRRDHRETNDDENTKGINVMRGLRLPHIQPAPRRRQVVYLNPDIMDIYLSDIRGG; this comes from the coding sequence ATGTACCTATCATATATAGTATCAACAATTTTCGTcgcttttttaagacaaaaaaacCCAATGTCATTCAAAGGCATGGCATGTCCTCTAGGACATCATGCTTTAAAATCTCCTGGTGTTCTCATAACAAATCCACGCCATATTAGTttcgtaaagaaaatttttccagaTTTTCGTAGTGCCGAAAAAGTATGCAAGGATTGCAGGAATCATATGGAATACATGTACAACGTAAAGTATCAAAGGGCGCTGCAGCTGAAGAATTCCAAATCGCTGTCAGATGTTTCATCGCCTTCAGCATCGAAAGAGAGCACTGGAGATGATTCCCTGCTGAGTCTAATAGATGGCCTACCTTCAGTTACAATTCAACAGGTTCAACATGCGTCCTCTTTCTCCACTGAGGATAGTAATGAACCAACTACAAGCCATCAAGCGACAGCAAAACGTAAAAGAAGGGACCATCGGGAAACAAatgatgatgaaaatacaaaaggcATTAACGTTATGAGAGGCCTACGTCTGCCGCATATACAACCTGCACCTAGACGTCGGCAGGTGGTGTATCTCAATCCAGACATTATGGATATATATCTAAGTGACATAAGAGGCGgataa